Proteins from a single region of Gasterosteus aculeatus chromosome Y, fGasAcu3.hap1.1, whole genome shotgun sequence:
- the LOC120812206 gene encoding ran-binding protein 10-like has translation MAELAAGILPSGDPAFNYQEHELNERLKHLYPAVNEEETPLPRSWSPKDKYSYIGLSQNNLRVHYKGHGKNHKDAASVRATHPIPAACGIYYFEVKIVSKGRDGYMGIGLSAQGVNMNRLPGWDKHSYGYHGDDGHSFCSSGTGQPYGPTFTTGDVIGCCVNLINNTCFYTKNGISLGVAFTDLPPNLYPTVGLQTPGEIVDANFGQQPFVFDIEDYMSEWRAKIHGMIARFPIGERLGEWQVVLQNMVSSYLVHHGYCATATAFARATETLIQEDQTSIKNRQRIQKLVLAGRVGEAIEATQQLYPTLLEHNPNLLFMLKCRQFVEMVNGTDSKVCCLSVRSPKSQDSYPGSPGLTPRHAAGNAHLHAAGADSPTCSNGVTPPAKSKSHGFTGGVKYASVSSSSASASSSTSSSPSSVNYSESNSSDSTKSQPHSANSTQETSDSEMDVEAEHYTNGVVEGSSARIMNGTYKHEEILQPDDNSIGNGVTNDSCSNGRQLCGGNQAATERMIQFGRELQMLNEQLCREYGKNTTHKKMLQDAFSLLAYSDPWNCPVGQQLDPTQRESLCSALNSAILVSQNLPKQPPLMLALGQATECVQLMARVRSGSCSFARVDNFLH, from the exons ATGGCAGAGCTCGCAGCGGGAATCCTGCCGTCAGGAGATCCTGCTTTTAACTACCAGGAGCACGAGCTGAACGAGCGGTTGAAGCACCTCTACCCGGCTGTGAACGAGGAAGAGACCCCGTTGCCCCGATCCTGGAGCCCCAAGGATAAATACAGCTACATTGGGCTGTCACAGAACAACCTGCGGGTCCATTACAAAG GCCATGGTAAGAACCACAAGGACGCGGCCTCTGTGCGAGCCACACACCCGATCCCTGCTGCCTGCGGGATCTACTACTTTGAGGTCAAGATTGTAAGCAAAGGTCGAGACGG GTACATGGGCATCGGCCTGTCTGCCCAGGGAGTCAACATGAACAGGCTGCCTG GATGGGACAAGCACTCGTACGGCTACCACGGAGACGACGGCCACTCTTTCTGCTCCTCCGGGACCGGCCAGCCGTACGGCCCGACCTTCACCACGGGGGACGTGATTGGCTGCTGCGTTAACCTCATCAACAACACTTGCTTTTACACCAAAAACGGCATCAGTTTAG GTGTAGCATTTACAGACCTCCCT CCCAACTTGTACCCCACCGTGGGGCTGCAAACTCCGGGAGAGATCGTAGACGCCAACTTTGGCCAGCAGCCGTTTGTCTTCGACATCGAGGACTACATGAGCGAATGGCGAGCCAAGATCCACGGCATGATCGCCCGCTTCCCCATCGGAGAGCGGCTGGGCGAGTGGCAGGTTGTCCTGCAGAA TATGGTGTCTAGCTACCTGGTGCATCATGGGTACTGTGCCACCGCTACAGCCTTCGCCAGAGCCACAGAGACTCTGATACAAGAGGACCAGACGTCCATAAAGAACAGACAAA GAATACAGAAGCTAGTGCTGGCAGGACGGGTGGGCGAAGCCATAGAGGCCACTCAGCAGCTTTACCCCACCCTCTTAGAACATAACCCCAACCTACTCTTCATGTTAAA gtgTCGTCAGTTCGTGGAGATGGTGAACGGCACAGACAGCAAGGTCTGCTGCTTGAGCGTTCGCTCCCCCAAGTCACAGGACAGTTACCCAGGCTCCCCCGGCCTCACCCCCCGCCACGCGGCCGGCAACGCGCACCTGCACGCCGCAG GAGCCGACAGCCCAACCTGCAGCAACGGAGTGACCCCCCCCGCCAAGTCAAAGAGCCACGGCTTCACCGGCGGCGTCAAATACGCCAGCGtgtcgtcctcctccgcctctgcctcctcctccacctcctcctccccgtcctccgtcAACTACTCAGAGTCCAACTCCTCCGACTCCACGAAGAGCCAACCACACAGCGCCAACAGCACCCAGGAAACCAG cGACAGTGAGATGGATGTCGAAGCAGAGCACTATACCAATGGCGTTGTCGAGGGCTCCTCGGCGCGAATCATGAACGGCACGTACAAACACGAAGAAATCCTTCAACCTGATGACAACAGCATTGGCAACGGGGTCACaa ATGACAGTTGCAGTAATGGCAGACAGCTGTGTGGAGGGAACCAGGCAGCCACAGAGAGGATGATCCAGTTTGGACGGGAGCTGCAGATGCTCAATGAACAGCTGTGCCGCGAGTACGGCAAGAACACCACGCACAAGAAGATGTTACAG GATGCATTCAGCCTGCTGGCGTACTCAGACCCGTGGAACTGCCCCGTTGGCCAGCAGCTAGACCCGACCCAGAGAGAATCCCTCTGCTCCGCACTCAACAGCGCCATACTTG TGTCCCAAAATCTGCCCAAGCAGCCTCCGCTGATGTTAGCGCTCGGCCAGGCCACTGAGTGTGTTCAGCTCATGGCCCGGGTCCGGTCCGGCTCCTGCTCCTTCGCCAGAGTAGACAACTTTTTGCACTAG